One Alicyclobacillus acidoterrestris DNA window includes the following coding sequences:
- a CDS encoding tryptophan RNA-binding attenuation protein: MSCDECKGSYTYMQISMDDLELPCWDCKGSGEVTSEEGTLVTCDKCSGTGVILTTLGQTLLSFMKKHLRQ, from the coding sequence ATGTCGTGCGATGAATGTAAAGGGAGTTATACCTATATGCAAATTTCAATGGATGACTTGGAGTTGCCGTGTTGGGATTGTAAAGGTAGTGGAGAAGTGACATCTGAAGAAGGCACACTCGTAACATGCGATAAGTGTAGCGGAACGGGCGTCATACTTACGACTTTGGGGCAAACATTATTGTCCTTTATGAAGAAACATCTCAGGCAATGA
- a CDS encoding amino acid permease, with amino-acid sequence MDKLQEIVDKEAGLKRGMRSRHMFMISIGGVIGTGLFVGSGYTINQAGPGGAVLAYMLGGILVGIVMASLGELATAMPVAGSFKTYAQVFISPSVGFLSAWLYWINGAITITVEWLAAVMILQQYFPHIPSVVFYVVFFIIYLVLNIMAVGVYGESEFWFASIKVIGIIVASAVGIAVIFGWTSHPAIGATNYLHHGGLFPHGFGASFLALVSVCFSYSGTELIGIAAGESRDPAKSVPRAVRTTTLRTLLFYVLAMIVLVGIIPWQSAGVNDSPFATIFQLAGIPSAHVIMDIIVVTSALSAGSSWTYASSRLIWSMSLDGMAPKFLSKLSKRQVPVRSVLFTMIIGVAGLLLYKVSPDKLYTWILSGIGLVVVIDWGIICLAQMGFRRKYVRSGGKVSDLPYRTPLYPVLPLVGILANAAIAVSLWFVPGQRITIYTGVPIIAIIMLYYFLFARKRILAKQKENREQIENSLSVELS; translated from the coding sequence TTGGATAAACTACAGGAAATTGTCGACAAAGAAGCAGGCTTGAAGCGTGGAATGCGCAGTCGACATATGTTTATGATTTCAATCGGCGGTGTCATTGGCACAGGACTATTCGTGGGATCCGGCTACACCATCAATCAAGCCGGCCCTGGCGGCGCTGTCCTTGCGTATATGTTGGGTGGGATTCTAGTCGGCATTGTCATGGCGTCCTTAGGTGAATTGGCGACCGCCATGCCTGTGGCGGGATCGTTTAAAACGTACGCCCAAGTGTTTATCAGCCCGAGTGTCGGGTTTTTAAGCGCATGGCTGTATTGGATCAACGGAGCCATCACGATTACGGTTGAGTGGTTAGCGGCCGTCATGATTCTGCAGCAGTATTTCCCACACATTCCGAGCGTCGTGTTTTACGTGGTATTCTTCATTATCTACTTAGTCTTAAATATTATGGCAGTTGGCGTGTATGGAGAATCGGAATTCTGGTTTGCGAGCATTAAGGTCATCGGGATTATCGTTGCTTCTGCCGTGGGTATCGCAGTGATTTTTGGGTGGACCTCGCATCCGGCAATCGGTGCTACAAACTATTTGCACCATGGCGGCTTGTTTCCGCATGGCTTTGGCGCTTCATTTCTTGCACTGGTTTCCGTCTGTTTTTCGTATAGTGGCACGGAACTGATTGGGATTGCGGCCGGTGAAAGTCGCGATCCGGCGAAATCGGTACCTCGCGCGGTTCGCACGACGACGCTGCGCACACTCTTATTCTACGTGCTCGCGATGATTGTCTTAGTGGGTATCATCCCGTGGCAGTCGGCAGGCGTAAACGATAGCCCATTTGCAACGATATTTCAATTGGCTGGAATTCCGTCCGCGCATGTCATTATGGATATTATCGTCGTCACCTCCGCACTGTCCGCAGGATCCTCGTGGACATACGCATCTTCCCGTCTCATCTGGTCGATGTCGCTCGATGGCATGGCACCGAAGTTCCTCAGCAAACTCAGTAAACGGCAAGTACCTGTCCGTTCAGTGCTATTTACCATGATTATTGGTGTGGCTGGACTTTTGCTTTATAAAGTTTCACCGGACAAACTGTACACCTGGATTTTATCTGGCATCGGGTTGGTCGTCGTCATTGACTGGGGAATTATTTGCCTCGCGCAAATGGGATTTCGGCGTAAGTATGTCCGTTCAGGAGGTAAGGTGAGCGATCTCCCCTACAGAACCCCGTTGTATCCTGTGTTACCGCTTGTCGGCATTCTTGCGAATGCGGCGATTGCTGTGAGTCTTTGGTTCGTCCCTGGTCAGCGGATCACGATATACACAGGTGTGCCGATTATTGCGATTATCATGCTCTATTACTTCTTGTTTGCGAGAAAGAGGATTCTTGCAAAGCAAAAAGAGAACAGGGAGCAAATCGAAAATTCACTGTCTGTCGAACTCTCGTAA
- a CDS encoding sigma-54 interaction domain-containing protein, producing the protein MIQMYEFLVDQLDEGIHVVDASGKTVIYNQKMADIESMSAVDVLNKDVLDVFTFPEEGYSTLLHALQTGRATFNVKQTYYNLQGESVTTINNTMPIVLNGEICGAVEIARDITQIERIQENILRRGKTRYTFDSLIGESPNIVEVMEHAKRAARTNSSILIVGETGTGKELFAQSIHHASPRSAGPFVSQNCAALPEHLIEGILFGTVHGAFPGAIDRPGLLEQADGGTLLLDELNSLSLPLQAKLLRALQEKTIRRLGDTQDRTVDVRIIATVHEDPLDDVVKGTLRKDLYYRLSVVTLFLPPLRERQQDIPNLTDLFVKRYNELFGMQVQGVSDEVMKYFLTYPWPGNVRELENTIEGAMNMVVDNGEIDVVHLPMHIRRRVNTLDDTPHGDNGSQLLDYASFAQERNLQSQLSQYERAYVLKVLSQNGGNVSATARALGVSRQSLQYRLRKWNHTT; encoded by the coding sequence TTGATTCAAATGTATGAGTTTTTGGTGGATCAACTCGACGAAGGAATCCATGTTGTCGATGCATCTGGGAAAACGGTGATTTACAATCAAAAAATGGCCGATATTGAGTCCATGTCAGCTGTTGATGTATTGAATAAGGATGTGCTTGATGTCTTCACGTTCCCAGAGGAAGGCTACAGCACATTGCTTCATGCGCTGCAAACTGGACGCGCAACTTTTAATGTAAAACAGACGTATTACAACTTGCAGGGCGAATCGGTGACGACGATTAACAACACCATGCCAATTGTCCTAAACGGTGAAATCTGTGGAGCTGTGGAAATCGCACGCGATATTACCCAAATCGAACGGATTCAAGAGAACATTCTCAGGCGTGGAAAAACACGGTACACGTTTGACAGTTTGATTGGCGAGAGCCCCAATATCGTGGAAGTGATGGAGCATGCAAAGCGAGCGGCTCGGACGAATTCGTCCATTCTGATTGTTGGGGAGACTGGAACGGGCAAGGAATTGTTTGCGCAAAGCATTCATCACGCGAGCCCCCGTTCCGCAGGACCCTTTGTTTCACAAAATTGCGCGGCATTGCCAGAGCACCTCATTGAAGGCATTTTGTTCGGTACCGTGCACGGCGCATTTCCTGGAGCCATCGATAGGCCAGGGCTCCTCGAGCAAGCGGATGGGGGAACGCTGCTACTAGACGAATTGAATTCGCTGAGTTTACCTTTGCAGGCCAAACTTCTTCGCGCACTTCAAGAAAAGACAATTCGTCGCCTCGGTGATACACAGGATAGAACCGTCGATGTGCGAATTATTGCGACCGTTCATGAAGACCCATTAGACGATGTGGTCAAAGGGACACTTCGGAAAGACCTATACTACCGTCTCAGCGTCGTGACGCTGTTTCTACCGCCATTGCGGGAACGTCAACAGGATATACCGAATCTGACCGATCTCTTTGTCAAGAGATACAATGAACTCTTTGGCATGCAGGTTCAGGGTGTTTCTGACGAAGTGATGAAATACTTTCTCACCTACCCTTGGCCAGGCAACGTCCGTGAACTCGAGAATACCATCGAAGGCGCCATGAACATGGTCGTGGACAATGGCGAAATTGACGTTGTACACCTTCCGATGCATATACGCCGGCGGGTAAACACCTTGGATGACACGCCGCATGGCGACAATGGCAGTCAACTTCTCGATTATGCATCGTTTGCACAGGAGCGAAATTTACAGTCTCAGTTGTCTCAATACGAGCGCGCATACGTGTTAAAAGTCTTATCGCAAAACGGTGGAAATGTGTCTGCCACAGCGCGCGCGCTGGGTGTGAGTAGACAAAGTTTGCAATACAGGCTTCGCAAATGGAATCACACCACGTAG
- the pruA gene encoding L-glutamate gamma-semialdehyde dehydrogenase: MIPYFPEALTNFSKPENEAAFTAAFERVSSQLGQTCPLIVGGREIYTDQRQESRNPSNLEQIVGFVAQADKTIIDEAFQVASKTFTTWSQVRPEERAGYLFKAAAVIRRRKHEFSSWLLLEAGKTRAEADADTAECIDFLEYYGRQMLQLSERGKQTLISYPGEDNQLEYIPLGVGVVIPPWNFPLAIMAGMTAAAIVSGNTVLLKPASQTPVIAYRFYEVLKEVGLPDGVVNFVPGDADVIGDYMVDHVRTRFVTFTGSRDVGVRIYERASKVHAGQIWLKRVIAEMGGKDAIIVDEQADLDLAAQNIINSAFMFSGQKCSACSRVIAHEAIYQDLLDRVVEKTRALTIGDAVNANTQVGPVIDQKAYEKIKHYIEIGKQEGRLVCGGETWDKPGYFVSPTIFADVPADARISKEEIFGPVVAFTKVKTFSDAIAAANNTEFGLTGSVFTTNREHVEEARRTFHVGNLYFNRKSTGALVGVHPFGGFNMSGTDSKAGGPDYLLLFTQPKLSSEVL, encoded by the coding sequence GTGATTCCATACTTCCCTGAAGCGCTGACGAATTTCTCCAAGCCGGAGAATGAAGCGGCATTTACCGCCGCTTTCGAGCGTGTATCATCACAACTTGGCCAAACCTGCCCACTTATCGTCGGCGGTCGTGAGATATACACGGACCAACGCCAGGAATCTCGCAACCCATCCAATTTGGAGCAAATCGTTGGCTTTGTGGCACAAGCGGATAAAACCATCATCGACGAAGCATTTCAAGTTGCTTCCAAAACATTTACCACTTGGTCACAAGTACGCCCAGAAGAACGCGCAGGCTATCTGTTTAAAGCAGCCGCTGTGATTCGCCGCCGGAAGCATGAATTCTCCTCGTGGTTGTTATTGGAGGCAGGAAAGACGCGCGCTGAAGCAGATGCGGATACAGCTGAGTGCATTGATTTCCTAGAGTATTATGGACGCCAAATGTTGCAGTTGTCCGAGCGAGGAAAACAGACGCTCATTTCGTATCCAGGTGAGGATAACCAACTCGAGTACATCCCACTCGGCGTTGGCGTGGTCATTCCACCCTGGAATTTCCCACTTGCAATCATGGCGGGTATGACGGCGGCTGCCATCGTCTCTGGGAATACAGTCCTCTTGAAGCCAGCGAGTCAAACGCCGGTCATTGCCTACCGCTTCTATGAGGTTTTGAAAGAAGTGGGACTCCCGGACGGCGTCGTCAACTTCGTGCCAGGTGACGCAGATGTAATCGGAGATTACATGGTTGATCACGTGCGTACTCGATTTGTGACCTTCACGGGATCACGCGATGTAGGCGTCCGCATCTATGAACGTGCCTCAAAAGTTCATGCGGGCCAAATTTGGCTCAAACGCGTCATCGCTGAAATGGGTGGCAAGGACGCCATTATCGTCGACGAACAAGCCGATTTGGACTTGGCGGCACAGAACATCATCAATTCCGCGTTTATGTTCAGCGGTCAAAAGTGTTCTGCATGTTCGCGGGTCATTGCACATGAAGCAATTTATCAAGACCTTCTGGACCGTGTGGTGGAAAAGACACGTGCACTCACCATTGGCGATGCGGTGAACGCAAACACCCAGGTTGGCCCCGTTATCGACCAAAAGGCTTACGAAAAAATCAAGCACTACATCGAAATCGGCAAGCAGGAAGGGCGTCTCGTGTGCGGCGGTGAGACTTGGGACAAACCAGGGTACTTTGTATCCCCCACCATTTTCGCCGATGTACCTGCAGACGCGCGCATCTCCAAAGAAGAGATTTTTGGACCCGTAGTGGCGTTCACGAAGGTAAAGACCTTTTCTGACGCCATTGCGGCTGCGAATAACACCGAGTTTGGCCTGACCGGTTCTGTGTTCACAACAAATCGCGAACACGTCGAAGAAGCACGCCGCACGTTCCACGTCGGCAACCTATATTTCAACCGGAAATCAACGGGTGCTTTGGTGGGTGTCCATCCGTTTGGCGGCTTCAATATGTCTGGCACGGATTCAAAAGCCGGAGGGCCCGACTATCTACTGCTGTTTACACAGCCGAAACTCAGTTCAGAGGTCCTTTAA
- a CDS encoding ornithine--oxo-acid transaminase: protein MQNTTSSPKTLEEQYGAKNYHPLPIVLAKGEGVWVEDTEGKRYMDMLSAYSALNQGHRHPKVIQALKDQADRITLTSRAFHNDQLGYLYESLAKITHKNMILPMNTGAEAVETAIKAIRRWAYDVKKVPDNQAEIIVASGNFHGRTTTIISFSSDTEYQRAFGPLTPGFKIVPYGDIDALKHAITPNTAAFLVEPIQGEAGIVIPPEGYIRDAYQVCKDNNVLFVADEIQTGLGRTGKMFACDWEEVIPDMYIIGKALGAGVIPVSAVAADKEILGLFEPGSHGSTFGGNPLGSAVAVAALKVIEEENLPERSRVLGEYFLNKLLTLNNPVIKEVRGRGLFIGLELTTKARPYCEQLKDLGLLCKETHENTIRFAPPLIITEEELDWAFEKIQSVFQM from the coding sequence ATGCAAAATACAACGTCATCTCCCAAGACGCTGGAGGAACAATACGGCGCAAAGAACTACCATCCTCTCCCGATTGTCCTAGCAAAAGGTGAAGGTGTATGGGTTGAGGATACGGAAGGCAAGCGATACATGGATATGCTCAGCGCATACTCTGCGCTGAACCAAGGTCATAGACATCCCAAGGTCATTCAAGCACTCAAGGACCAAGCGGATAGAATCACGTTGACGTCGCGGGCCTTTCACAATGATCAACTCGGTTACCTGTACGAAAGCTTGGCCAAGATCACACACAAGAACATGATCTTACCGATGAACACGGGCGCAGAAGCGGTTGAAACAGCGATTAAGGCAATCCGCCGTTGGGCCTATGACGTGAAAAAAGTCCCGGATAATCAGGCGGAGATTATTGTGGCCTCGGGCAATTTCCATGGCCGCACCACAACGATTATCTCCTTTAGCTCCGATACGGAATACCAACGCGCGTTTGGTCCATTGACGCCTGGTTTCAAAATCGTTCCTTATGGTGACATCGACGCACTCAAACATGCCATTACGCCGAACACAGCTGCATTCCTCGTGGAACCCATCCAGGGTGAAGCAGGAATTGTCATTCCTCCCGAAGGCTATATTCGCGACGCGTACCAAGTCTGCAAAGATAACAATGTCCTGTTCGTCGCCGACGAAATTCAAACTGGTCTAGGGCGAACCGGGAAAATGTTCGCCTGTGACTGGGAAGAAGTCATTCCCGATATGTATATCATCGGCAAAGCGCTGGGCGCAGGGGTTATTCCGGTTTCGGCGGTTGCTGCGGACAAGGAAATTCTCGGCTTGTTTGAACCCGGGTCACACGGCTCCACATTTGGAGGCAATCCGCTCGGCAGTGCAGTAGCCGTTGCAGCGCTCAAAGTCATTGAGGAAGAAAACTTACCGGAACGCTCCCGCGTACTGGGCGAATACTTCTTAAACAAACTGCTCACGCTGAACAATCCAGTTATCAAAGAAGTACGGGGTCGCGGGCTGTTTATTGGACTCGAGTTGACTACAAAGGCCCGTCCATATTGCGAGCAGTTGAAAGACCTTGGCCTGCTGTGCAAAGAGACACACGAAAACACAATTCGCTTCGCCCCGCCGCTCATCATTACAGAGGAAGAACTCGATTGGGCATTCGAAAAGATTCAATCTGTGTTCCAAATGTAA
- a CDS encoding Glu/Leu/Phe/Val family dehydrogenase produces the protein MSTVTENKTADHEQDVLSSTQQVILDALTHLGYGPAYYELLKAPLLTLTVRIPVRMDDGSVKVFTGYRSQHNNAIGPTKGGIRFHPDVTLEEVQALSIWMSVKCGVVGLPYGGGKGGIICDPRDMSVGELERLSRAYVRSISQIVGPTKDIPAPDVYTNSQIMAWMMDEYSHLREFDSPGFITGKPLVLGGSQGRDTATAKGVAICIEEAAKRRGLSLQGAKVIVQGFGNAGSYLSKFMHDAGALVVGISDAYGAIYNENGLNIDELLDMRDSFGMVTKNFKNTISNEQLLEMPCDILVPAAIENQITIDNAHRIQAQIVAEAANGPTTLDATKVLSENGVLLVPDVLANAGGVTVSYFEWVQNNQGLYWTAEEIEQRLRQVMTHSFERVYDMATTQGVNMRLAAYMVGIQKMAEAMHYRGWV, from the coding sequence ATGAGCACGGTCACTGAAAACAAAACAGCGGATCATGAACAGGATGTTCTCTCGTCAACGCAACAAGTGATTCTGGACGCGTTGACGCATCTCGGCTACGGCCCAGCGTACTACGAGCTGTTAAAGGCGCCTCTACTTACACTGACCGTTCGGATTCCAGTACGAATGGACGACGGATCCGTCAAAGTCTTCACCGGCTACCGCAGCCAACACAACAACGCCATTGGGCCCACCAAGGGTGGTATTCGCTTCCACCCTGATGTGACGTTGGAAGAGGTCCAGGCGCTGTCCATCTGGATGTCGGTGAAGTGCGGCGTCGTGGGACTTCCTTACGGCGGTGGTAAGGGCGGTATCATTTGCGATCCGCGCGACATGTCCGTCGGCGAACTGGAGCGGCTGAGTCGGGCTTATGTCCGCTCCATCAGCCAAATTGTGGGGCCGACAAAGGATATTCCAGCACCAGACGTGTACACCAATTCTCAAATCATGGCCTGGATGATGGACGAATATAGCCATCTTCGCGAGTTTGATTCCCCCGGATTTATTACGGGCAAGCCGTTGGTTCTTGGCGGATCACAAGGGCGAGACACGGCTACGGCCAAGGGTGTCGCCATCTGTATCGAAGAAGCGGCGAAACGACGAGGCCTTTCCCTCCAAGGGGCAAAAGTGATTGTGCAAGGATTTGGAAACGCGGGAAGCTACCTATCGAAATTCATGCATGATGCAGGTGCCCTTGTCGTTGGTATCTCAGATGCGTATGGCGCCATTTATAACGAAAATGGCTTAAATATTGACGAGCTGTTGGACATGAGAGATTCCTTCGGCATGGTGACCAAAAACTTTAAGAACACCATTTCAAACGAGCAACTTCTTGAAATGCCCTGTGACATTCTTGTGCCGGCTGCGATTGAGAACCAAATCACTATAGACAATGCGCATCGGATACAAGCACAAATCGTCGCGGAAGCAGCGAACGGCCCGACGACGCTGGATGCCACAAAAGTACTGTCGGAAAACGGCGTTTTGCTCGTACCCGATGTATTGGCGAACGCGGGCGGTGTTACCGTGTCTTACTTTGAGTGGGTGCAGAACAACCAAGGACTTTACTGGACTGCAGAAGAGATAGAACAGCGTCTCCGGCAAGTGATGACCCACTCGTTTGAACGCGTCTACGACATGGCCACGACGCAAGGCGTGAACATGCGCCTCGCAGCTTACATGGTCGGTATTCAAAAGATGGCGGAAGCCATGCACTATCGCGGTTGGGTCTAA
- the rocF gene encoding arginase, protein MKEIRIIGVPSDLGQGRRGVDMGPSAIRYAGLEAALKHLGYQVKDLGNINVPTPEMHEQAQNAKLRYLNEVKAVSESLCGMVSTVVSEGHIPLVLGGDHSIAIGSLAGMAQSSTNYGVIWFDAHGDMNTAETTPSGNIHGMPLAVSLGYGHDDLISIGGVTPKVKPENVVLVGIRSIDADEAKLIAKAGIRCYTMSEIDQRGMAVVMEEAIQIATNGTDGIHLSLDLDALDPTLAPGVGTPVNGGVTYREGHLAMEMLSASNAIVSVDVVEVNPILDEQNRTALMAVELVESLFGKTVL, encoded by the coding sequence ATGAAGGAGATACGTATCATCGGCGTTCCGTCCGACCTTGGGCAAGGGCGGCGCGGTGTCGACATGGGGCCGAGTGCCATACGGTACGCAGGGCTTGAGGCAGCGCTTAAACACCTTGGCTATCAAGTGAAAGATCTCGGCAATATCAACGTTCCAACACCAGAAATGCACGAACAAGCGCAGAACGCAAAACTTCGCTATTTGAACGAAGTGAAGGCCGTCTCCGAAAGCCTGTGTGGCATGGTAAGTACGGTCGTGTCAGAAGGACACATACCACTCGTTCTTGGCGGCGATCACAGCATTGCGATTGGCAGTTTAGCTGGCATGGCGCAATCCAGCACGAATTATGGCGTCATCTGGTTTGATGCACATGGAGACATGAATACAGCGGAGACGACGCCCTCAGGAAACATCCATGGTATGCCTTTGGCTGTGAGTCTAGGCTATGGACATGATGACTTAATCAGCATTGGCGGCGTCACGCCTAAGGTGAAACCGGAGAATGTCGTACTCGTTGGCATTCGTTCCATTGACGCAGATGAAGCAAAGCTCATTGCCAAAGCCGGCATTCGTTGCTACACGATGTCCGAAATCGACCAACGCGGCATGGCGGTCGTCATGGAGGAAGCGATTCAAATCGCCACAAATGGCACAGATGGCATCCATTTGAGCCTCGATCTCGACGCACTTGATCCAACGCTGGCCCCTGGCGTCGGTACCCCAGTCAATGGCGGCGTCACCTACCGTGAGGGGCATTTGGCGATGGAAATGTTGTCCGCTTCAAACGCCATCGTTTCCGTGGACGTCGTTGAAGTGAACCCGATTCTTGATGAGCAAAACCGCACGGCCCTGATGGCTGTTGAACTCGTTGAGTCATTGTTTGGCAAAACCGTGCTCTAA
- the tnpA gene encoding IS66 family insertion sequence element accessory protein TnpA, with protein sequence MSRTELREEWESRLTEFESSGQTATVWCAVHGINIHRFRYWSSKLRGNRRKPSNGEVRWLSVEMESVIKPSSNEALTVQVGQARIEVSEGFNTKLFIQVVQALADAHP encoded by the coding sequence ATGTCAAGAACCGAGCTACGTGAAGAATGGGAGAGTCGCCTCACCGAGTTTGAGTCCAGTGGGCAAACGGCTACAGTCTGGTGTGCGGTGCACGGGATCAATATTCATCGCTTTCGCTACTGGTCCAGCAAGCTTCGAGGGAATCGACGAAAGCCTTCAAATGGAGAGGTTCGTTGGCTTTCAGTGGAGATGGAATCAGTCATTAAACCGAGCAGTAACGAAGCGCTCACTGTTCAGGTTGGTCAAGCCAGGATTGAAGTGTCTGAGGGCTTCAACACCAAACTGTTCATACAGGTCGTTCAGGCTTTGGCAGATGCTCATCCATGA
- the tnpB gene encoding IS66 family insertion sequence element accessory protein TnpB (TnpB, as the term is used for proteins encoded by IS66 family insertion elements, is considered an accessory protein, since TnpC, encoded by a neighboring gene, is a DDE family transposase.), translating into MLIHEANSEQRVYLASGSTDLRKSIDGLAVLVQEVFQLSPFSPSLFVFCNRKRDKLKILEWDTNGFWLHYRRLERGRFQWPDVTNSETVTVSRQQLRWLLDGLSITQRQAHKKVTARTVI; encoded by the coding sequence ATGCTCATCCATGAGGCGAATTCAGAGCAACGGGTGTACTTGGCGAGCGGCAGTACAGATCTTCGTAAGTCTATCGACGGGCTGGCAGTCCTGGTTCAAGAGGTCTTTCAGCTCAGTCCATTTTCGCCTTCCCTCTTCGTTTTCTGCAACCGAAAACGAGACAAGCTTAAAATCCTAGAGTGGGATACGAATGGATTCTGGCTCCATTATCGTCGTTTGGAACGTGGTCGCTTTCAATGGCCGGACGTAACGAACAGCGAAACGGTTACGGTCAGTCGGCAGCAGTTGCGGTGGTTGCTAGACGGACTGTCCATCACCCAACGACAGGCTCATAAAAAGGTAACCGCGCGCACGGTCATCTAG
- the tnpC gene encoding IS66 family transposase — protein MAKPKSSTTEQVESLQQENTILKQQNDELKSKVEWLEEKLRKATHQRFAASSERTKTDSVQTLLFNEAEVESEPTLEEPTMETITYKRKKKRPGQRDELLKDLPVERMEYRLPEEEQVCSCCGGAMHEMSSETRTEIKIIPAQMKVVEHVQYIYACRHCEKHETETPVVKASMPRPAFPGSLASASAVAYIMSKKYVEGMPLYRQEQQFERQGFPLSRQTMANWVLAGATTWLSKIYDRMHQELLQRKYLHADETTLQVLHESGRTADTKSYMWLYRSGRDGPPIVLYDYQETRSREHPTRFLQGFHGYIHVDGYVGYEDIPDVTLSGCWSHARRKFDEAIKALPASKRNTPVAAREGLEYCNRLFKIERGLKDMTPEKRYEQRLEQSRPVLDAFLPWLEFQKENILPKSALGEAVNYCLRQWGKLTVFLEDGHLEIDNNRGERSIKPFVIGRKNFLFSNTPRGARASAITYSIVETAKENGLDPFQYLCYLFEQLPNVPDDESDSLAALLPWAGNLPDEVRHSRRKTP, from the coding sequence ATGGCGAAACCAAAGAGTTCCACCACCGAACAGGTTGAATCCTTGCAGCAAGAAAACACCATACTTAAGCAGCAAAATGACGAACTCAAGTCTAAGGTAGAGTGGCTTGAGGAGAAATTGCGCAAAGCAACTCACCAACGTTTTGCTGCGTCTAGTGAACGGACCAAGACCGACTCCGTACAGACGCTGTTGTTTAACGAAGCCGAAGTCGAGTCTGAACCTACGCTTGAAGAGCCCACCATGGAAACCATCACCTACAAGCGAAAAAAGAAACGTCCGGGTCAGCGTGATGAACTCCTAAAGGACCTGCCCGTGGAGCGAATGGAGTATCGCTTACCCGAAGAGGAGCAGGTGTGTTCCTGCTGTGGTGGCGCCATGCATGAAATGAGTTCTGAAACGCGAACTGAGATAAAAATCATTCCGGCTCAGATGAAGGTCGTGGAGCATGTTCAATATATCTACGCCTGTCGTCATTGTGAGAAGCATGAAACTGAAACCCCTGTTGTGAAAGCTTCCATGCCACGTCCGGCATTTCCGGGGAGCTTAGCTTCTGCCTCAGCAGTGGCTTACATCATGAGTAAGAAATACGTCGAGGGGATGCCACTCTATCGGCAGGAGCAACAGTTTGAGCGACAGGGCTTTCCGTTATCACGACAAACCATGGCCAATTGGGTCCTAGCCGGTGCAACGACATGGTTGAGTAAAATATACGACCGGATGCACCAGGAACTCTTACAACGGAAGTACTTACACGCAGACGAGACAACGCTGCAGGTACTTCACGAATCCGGCAGAACCGCAGATACGAAGTCCTACATGTGGCTCTACCGCAGTGGACGGGACGGTCCACCCATTGTTTTGTACGACTACCAAGAGACGCGCAGTCGGGAGCATCCAACAAGGTTCCTCCAAGGATTTCACGGATACATCCATGTGGATGGCTACGTAGGGTACGAGGACATTCCGGATGTGACCCTGTCAGGGTGCTGGAGTCATGCCCGAAGGAAATTCGACGAGGCCATCAAGGCCTTACCCGCATCCAAACGGAACACGCCCGTGGCTGCAAGGGAAGGACTGGAATATTGCAATCGTCTCTTCAAAATTGAGCGTGGGTTAAAAGACATGACTCCCGAGAAGCGGTACGAACAGCGCCTCGAGCAAAGTCGTCCAGTCCTGGATGCTTTTTTGCCATGGCTTGAATTCCAGAAGGAAAACATACTCCCAAAGAGTGCCTTGGGAGAGGCAGTGAATTATTGCCTACGCCAATGGGGTAAGCTCACCGTGTTCCTTGAGGATGGCCATCTGGAGATCGATAACAACCGCGGTGAACGTTCCATTAAGCCATTTGTGATCGGGAGAAAGAACTTCCTGTTCAGCAATACGCCGCGCGGAGCTAGAGCGAGCGCCATCACATACAGTATCGTGGAAACTGCAAAAGAGAATGGACTCGACCCGTTTCAATATCTGTGCTATCTGTTCGAGCAACTACCAAACGTCCCCGACGATGAATCTGACTCGTTGGCCGCGCTGCTGCCTTGGGCTGGGAACTTACCGGACGAAGTGCGACATTCAAGGAGAAAGACTCCATAA